TCCTGGTTTTGGTTTGAGTGAATATATTTCTTCTATTTCTACTAGCAAAGCTGCTTGTGGTTTTATCTTTTCACCGAATCTTTCTTTCACCATATTCTTGACTTCTTCGAAGTGGCTCCCTTCTTTTATTATTTTCCCAGTTCCTTTTATCATATACCCATCATAGTATTTTGCAGAGCCTATAGCAACCTTCGAACCCTTTTGGATGTTTTTCATGGTTTTGCTGGCGAAGTTTACGGCGATGAGTAACTTGTCACTGTCAATAACTTTAACAAAGCAGACCGGAGCCAAGTGTGGGTTCCCATCATTGACTGTTGCAATCCAGATTAGTGGTTTTTCTTTATTGCAGAATTCATTATTTAACATTTCTTGGGCTTCTTCTGGTAATTTAACCATGGTTTCACCCCCAAACTTTTTTGCCTTTTTAGTTATTATAAGGGTGCTCTTTTTACTTATCTCTTTCCATTGAATATTTACCTCTTTAGGAATTTTTCACACAATTTTAAAGTTTCTAGCATGTCATTTTTCAATCTTGAGAATTTAAGCCCTATTATATACTTTTTGGCTTTTTTCATCTGCTTAGAAGAAGAAGCGTTTAATATTCTTGGGATTAGTATCTTTTCCAAGTTTTCTTGAAGTTTTTCCTTCTCAGTTCTTGTAGTGTAACCTATTCTTTTGAGTTCTTTATCCAATTTTTGGAAGTTTAACCGGCCCTTAAGGTAATTTATCAGTTTTTCTCGGCATTTGATAAGATCTGATATTTTCAGGATCCCAGTAGGCTCGTCCATCGGCGAAGTTATTAATCCCGCGAAGGAATAAGGGTGGGTTATATGTGATCTGAGAAGCCCTGAAAGGTCATCTTCATGGTATTCACTCATCTTTTTGAAGAATAGGGGTACATTAATGGTCCTATTCATGCCAATCCTACCAAGAGCTTCTAAAATACCATAACCTGACATGTATTGGTCTTTAAGTTCTGTCCTGGAAATATAGGATGCTACTTTGATAAGTGAAATATTAGAATGTATTATGCCAAGGGGCTCATAAAAGAATGCTAATAACTCTGCCCTCTGTTCCCTTGAAATATAATTTTGAGCCTCGTATGCTATTCTTTCGTAATCCATAGAATACCATTTTTTGTCATCGATTATATGGGCGATCTCATGGGCTATAACAGCCCTCTTCGATTCAAAACTATGAAATATATCAAAAGGTATCATCCTATTGGGCGTGGAAAACTCTATGATTGTTATAATACCTGCTATGCTACGATAGACTCTAATACCTATAGGATACTTGGCGACGTGCCAAATTAGAGGATTGTATTCAAGATAGATTTCCCTTTTAAAATCGAAATCTTTTAGTACTTGATCTAATGCTTTCTCCCAGCCTTCTTTAACTTTTCTTAATATTTTTTCATCTACATTTTCAACGGCTGCAGCCGCACGCTCAGAAATACTTAAATTCATAATATTATAGTTATTGATGTTGGATTAAGGCTATACGCACCCCGTTTGGGTCTTCTATAAATGCGAGAAGTCCAACTGTTATTGGCGTTGGCTCCATAGTGATCTTAGCGCCTTTAGATTTAAGTTCTTTGATTGTGGCTTCCACGTCTTCGACTTCTATTCCTATAGAGAATAATCCAGGTTCGTCCACTGGGTTTTTGATGAGCTCTAACATGGTTTCTCCTTCACCTTTCAGTAATGTGATCATCCCCTTAGATCCGAGATCATACTGACTATCTATTTTAAAGCCCATCACTTCAGTGTAAAATTTAATGGATTCATCCATCTCATTCACTATTATCGTGGCATATTTAATTCTCATCCATTCAACCCCCTTATTTCTTTTGATTAGGAAAATCGGTGAATTTACAAAATTTTAGAATATTTGGCGTGGTCATGTCTTCCGAACCAACTCTTCAAGGATTTGGTTAGTCTTTGTAGGCTATGAATATTAGGATAAGGGTAACGATGATGGCCATTGATATTATTGGTGTTATTGATAGTCTTTTGGGTTTTTCTTGGATTAGCGTTTCATTTCCCAAGAATTTTTTATTTGGTACATTTGGTATTTCTTCGCTGGATATTTCATGTCCTAGGAATTTTATATCATCTGGAGAGCCTGTAGCACCCTCTAATAATCTTCCACCATCAAATGATGCCCATACTTTCACTTCCCCTTGGTTGTATTCATAAAGGGTGATGTCTCTTCTATGTAAACCATAAGGATCTGTGGCTGCGATTTTGAGGATGGCTTTTAAAGGATCGGGGTCGAATTCCTTAAAATTTCCTCGTTCACAATAATTAGGATTATTAGTCACCTTAACATACTCTCCTTTATTTATCTTGAACATCTCGATTGTATTTGCTTCTATTCTCTTATCATAGGCTGTTAGTCCAACCTTTTCACTTGGTGATTTGATGATGAAAAATCCCCACTGGTTCTCTTTTAAAATACTATTCGCCTCTTCTAAGTCTTCTTTTCCTATTCCCTTTTTAGATACTATTTCACTTCCAAGTTTTTCCAATCTTTTGTTTATACTTGAATCGTCTTTTCCGCCTATCCCTATTATCCAGTCTTCTTTTGTTATGATAAGATGGGTGAAGTATCCACCATCCTCTTTATATTGATGTATTGCCTCATGACCACTAAAATTTGTCTTCTCTATTATTATATCCGCAGGATATTTGGCATCTCTCCTATATGATATAATATCATGATTATCCCCAAGATAGGCCAAGACAAGACAACAGTCACCTCCTTGGATAGGGCGCATCCCACAGGATAATGTTATACTTGAAATCACAGAAGCCAGTATAATCAAAAAGACAATCCATGAATACTTATTTAGAAAAAACCCTAACCTTATACTCTCAGACCCCCAATATACTATTAACATATTTTAGTAGATAATAATAATTAATATAGATTGGGAGGTTAAGACCTTGAAATATAAGATTGTTTTGATCGTGGCTATAATTGCCATACTAGCAGGGGGGCTAGTATTTTACATGCCATTCAAAGAAAAAAAAGAAGGAGAAATAAAAGTCCTTAACGTGTCTGCAGCTGCCAGAG
The nucleotide sequence above comes from Methanothermobacter tenebrarum. Encoded proteins:
- a CDS encoding pyridoxamine 5'-phosphate oxidase family protein, with the protein product MVKLPEEAQEMLNNEFCNKEKPLIWIATVNDGNPHLAPVCFVKVIDSDKLLIAVNFASKTMKNIQKGSKVAIGSAKYYDGYMIKGTGKIIKEGSHFEEVKNMVKERFGEKIKPQAALLVEIEEIYSLKPKPGSKRIA
- a CDS encoding VOC family protein, with product MRIKYATIIVNEMDESIKFYTEVMGFKIDSQYDLGSKGMITLLKGEGETMLELIKNPVDEPGLFSIGIEVEDVEATIKELKSKGAKITMEPTPITVGLLAFIEDPNGVRIALIQHQ